From the genome of Malus sylvestris chromosome 6, drMalSylv7.2, whole genome shotgun sequence, one region includes:
- the LOC126627266 gene encoding uncharacterized protein LOC126627266: MSTWLRHPIYTTRHAIYMHTYIIDVQVSNPNVGSFRLFSSPVFVPSRKWNLKNPTVTMSMIDNVLRMIDNFEDWFITKRQELQKSARVAMEALLWEPRSFRNVLNLAIKLTKAIVLVPLCVLALYTVLLIRVGIACLICVPILFIIFIVLVGVRYGRAHYLFFTRRNRAGMSYADFIDKFGAWLTNNPIPPFESFGESGRHWAQYMWGFKLEED, from the exons ATGAGTACTTGGCTTCGACATCCTATATATACAACGAGACACGCCATttacatgcatacatacatcATCGACGTTCAAGTTTCAAACCCTAACGTTGGCTCTTTCCGTCTTTTCTCGTCGCCTGTTTTTGTTCCTTCCAGAAAGTGGAATCTGAAGAATCCGACGGTAACGATGTCGATGATAGATAACGTGTTAAGGATGATAGATAACTTCGAGGACTGGTTTATAACCAAACGCCAAGAGCTTCAGAAATCTGCGAGAGTCGCTATGGAAGCTTTGCTCTGGGAACCCAGAAGTTTCCGGAACGTTTTGAATTTGGCAATCAAATTGACCAAGGCAATCGTATTGGTGCCCCTTTGTGTGCTGGCCTTGTATACTGTGCTCCTGATTAGGGTGGGAATCGCTTGTTTGATCTGCGTCCCAATacttttcattattttcatcGTCCTTGTCGGTGTCC GTTACGGTCGGGCACACTATCTGTTCTTCACAAGACGAAACCGCGCGGGGATGTCGTATGCCGACTTCATTGACAAGTTCGGCGCGTGGTTGACAAACAATCCTATTCCACCTTTCGAATCATTTGGTGAATCCGGTCGACATTGGGCACAGTACATGTGGGGCTTCAAATTGGAAGAAGATTGA